The following proteins are encoded in a genomic region of Pseudoxanthomonas suwonensis 11-1:
- a CDS encoding class I SAM-dependent methyltransferase has translation MSRAPAPLLTLDLAQALLKARDAGADACELSLDLGRSRTPVVPGAGAWSWGGRDWPYPGKLRDRTIYWFDGQDWEPVSRYAGSLIKLVPTPWGAPTFEIDGIKMLPTAKESPLEDARRKVALVQPRGRSILDTCGGLGYFAACCLEAGVARIVSFEKNESVLWLRTLNPWSPDPESPEAGGRLELNHGDVSKEIAGLPDASFDALLHDPPRFGIAGELYSQEFYGQLARVLRRGGRLFHYTGSPNRLTSGRDVPREVARRLEKAGFRAELALDGVLATRR, from the coding sequence ATGTCCCGCGCCCCGGCCCCCCTGCTTACCCTCGACCTCGCCCAGGCCCTCCTGAAGGCCCGCGACGCCGGCGCCGACGCCTGCGAGCTGTCGCTGGACCTGGGCCGCAGCCGCACCCCGGTCGTCCCCGGTGCCGGCGCCTGGAGCTGGGGCGGCCGCGACTGGCCCTACCCGGGCAAGCTCCGCGACCGGACCATCTACTGGTTCGACGGCCAGGACTGGGAACCGGTCTCGCGCTACGCCGGCTCGCTGATCAAGCTGGTGCCCACGCCCTGGGGCGCGCCGACCTTCGAGATCGACGGCATCAAGATGCTGCCCACCGCGAAGGAGTCGCCGCTGGAGGACGCCCGGCGCAAGGTCGCCCTGGTCCAGCCGCGCGGCCGCAGCATCCTCGATACCTGTGGCGGCCTGGGCTACTTCGCCGCATGCTGCCTGGAGGCCGGGGTGGCGCGGATCGTCTCGTTCGAGAAGAACGAGAGCGTGCTGTGGCTGCGCACCCTCAACCCGTGGTCGCCCGACCCGGAGTCGCCCGAGGCCGGCGGCCGCCTGGAACTGAACCACGGTGACGTCTCCAAGGAGATCGCCGGCCTGCCGGATGCCTCCTTCGACGCGTTGCTGCACGATCCGCCGCGCTTCGGCATCGCCGGCGAGCTGTACTCGCAGGAGTTCTACGGCCAGCTGGCGCGGGTGCTGCGCCGCGGCGGACGCCTGTTCCACTACACCGGCAGCCCCAACCGCCTGACCAGCGGCCGCGACGTGCCGCGCGAGGTGGCCAGGCGCCTGGAGAAGGCCGGCTTCCGCGCCGAACTTGCGCTGGACGGGGTCCTGGCGACGCGGCGCTGA
- a CDS encoding nucleoside 2-deoxyribosyltransferase, translating into MIRSLYLAGPDVFRPDATRRGQELKALCARHGFEGLFPLDQDVPADITDPAGQAAWIYRNNIALIERADAVLANLDFFRGPEPDSGTCFEVGYAVAKGKPVYGYIPEQGSLAQRIRLRHPQAIGGDGLLDVHGWNIEEFGLPLNLMLSVPAPLVVGDAGVALAHVARLLRAG; encoded by the coding sequence ATGATCCGATCGCTCTATCTCGCAGGCCCCGATGTCTTCCGCCCGGACGCCACCCGTCGCGGGCAGGAACTGAAGGCGCTGTGCGCGCGCCACGGCTTCGAAGGCCTGTTCCCGCTGGACCAGGACGTGCCGGCGGACATCACCGATCCGGCCGGGCAGGCGGCGTGGATCTACCGCAACAACATCGCCCTGATCGAGCGTGCCGACGCGGTGCTGGCCAACCTCGACTTCTTCCGTGGCCCGGAACCGGACAGCGGCACCTGCTTCGAGGTCGGCTACGCGGTGGCCAAGGGCAAGCCGGTGTACGGCTACATCCCCGAGCAGGGCAGCCTGGCCCAGCGCATCCGCCTGCGCCATCCGCAGGCCATCGGGGGCGACGGCCTGCTCGACGTGCATGGCTGGAACATCGAGGAGTTCGGGCTGCCGCTGAACCTGATGCTCTCGGTTCCCGCACCGCTGGTGGTGGGCGATGCCGGGGTGGCACTGGCCCATGTCGCGCGCCTGCTGCGCGCCGGCTGA
- a CDS encoding universal stress protein, whose translation MYTHILVPTDGSPLSDHALEQALGLAKGLGARITVLTVIEPFQVVAYEPEQVAATRDAYEKYAREEAARRVAHANELAANSGVAFEVVSLSADDPHEAIIQTARERGCDLVAMASHGRRGIKALVLGSVTAKVLTHSDLPVLVYRPPVN comes from the coding sequence ATGTACACGCATATCCTGGTTCCGACCGATGGTTCGCCGCTGTCCGACCATGCCCTGGAGCAGGCGCTGGGGCTGGCCAAGGGCCTGGGTGCACGCATCACCGTGCTGACCGTGATCGAACCCTTCCAGGTGGTGGCCTACGAGCCCGAGCAGGTCGCCGCCACCCGCGATGCCTACGAGAAGTACGCCCGCGAGGAGGCCGCGCGCCGCGTCGCGCACGCCAACGAACTGGCGGCCAACTCGGGGGTGGCCTTCGAGGTCGTATCGCTCAGCGCCGACGATCCGCACGAGGCCATCATCCAGACCGCGCGCGAGCGTGGTTGCGACCTGGTGGCGATGGCCTCGCATGGGCGGCGTGGCATCAAGGCGCTGGTGCTCGGCAGCGTCACCGCCAAGGTGCTCACCCATTCCGACCTGCCGGTGCTGGTGTACCGGCCACCCGTCAACTGA
- a CDS encoding CBS domain-containing protein, with protein MRIGDVMSRDVCVVSPSTSLQEAARQMAARDVGCLPVGENDRLVGIVTDRDLVLRGISEGLGAKAEVREVMTPEVKYCFEDEDLDEVAANMAGLEKRRLPVLNRDMRLVGIVSLANFAHSHDPQASQELLRGVARPH; from the coding sequence ATGCGTATCGGCGATGTCATGAGCCGCGATGTCTGCGTCGTTTCCCCGTCCACCTCGTTGCAGGAGGCTGCCCGGCAGATGGCGGCGCGCGACGTCGGCTGCCTGCCGGTGGGCGAGAACGACCGCCTGGTTGGCATCGTCACCGACCGTGACCTCGTGTTGCGTGGGATCAGCGAAGGGCTCGGCGCGAAGGCCGAGGTACGCGAGGTGATGACCCCCGAGGTGAAATACTGCTTCGAGGACGAGGACCTGGACGAGGTCGCCGCCAACATGGCCGGCCTGGAGAAGCGTCGCCTGCCGGTGTTGAACCGTGACATGCGCCTGGTCGGCATCGTCTCGCTGGCCAATTTCGCCCACAGCCACGACCCGCAGGCCTCGCAGGAGCTGCTGCGTGGCGTGGCGCGTCCGCACTGA